One Methanospirillum lacunae genomic window, AGTCCGCAGATTCCGAAATGTATACCTACCGGATTAAACCAGGGAAACAACCTGCTGTCAAAGAACGTGACAAGCAGAACAACCAGGCAGGATGTTCCGACAAGGATCAGGATCTGGTACTTGAACTGATCAGAAACATTCCTGTACTTCTGAATCAGAATGGCGATTCCTGCCAGATACAGAATGCAGCATTTTACCAGTGCTGACATCCCGAATATCCACAAAAAAGAATCTAGCAAGGGAATACCAGAACTATAGGAGTAATGCCTGATCATCTGGAACACGATATTTCCGATGATCGTATATCCAAGAAGGAAAGCAATGATCGGCCTCGTCAGATACTTTGACTTTCCTGCATAAAGCAGACAGAAGAAGAACCAGATGGTCGTGACAAGGTGACCACAGAAGTTGGTCAGGAGATTTAACACCGGAGATACTGGATATGGTCCGAATTCGGGATAGATCTCTCCTATATTTTCAAGGCCCAGGAGCAGGCAGATGATTGAGAGCAGAAAGAGGATCATCCAGAAGTAATACTGCCCAAGGATGGTTTTTCTCCGGTATACCTGAAGTGAGAGGTACAAAAGAATGACACTGCATTCAAGAGTAAATAATACCAGGAATGCAGTGACGGTCATATGATATACGGTACCTGGGTATTAGGGTTTGAATGTTACGAAAATATGGCGGATATCTCTGGTATGTATCACAGTAACACAAGAAACCGATACAGGGTTTAAAAATGAAAGAAAAGTGAAATACAAGTATGATCCCTGTTGTTCGTGATCAAAAAATCAAACCCATGATAGTAAGACACCAATGAGGACTGGTTTAGTCTTTATCTCATAAAACCATCAATATGGTGTTTGTTTCATACATTATAAAAATTAGGGCTAAAAATCGACTGATGATTAAAGGTTTTGCCTGATATTTTCTACGATCTTCTTGATATTTAACCAAAGAATTAGTTTTTCTTTAGCGTCGTCTTCAATCTGGTGTTGCCTGATAACCCCGATCATAACATCCCCTATTGTATGATCTGTTGTCTGTTCTCCACGTTCAATTTCGTCACTTCCATAGGTGCTGACAGAGAAGACATCCTGAACAAGAACACCGATCTTCTTCCCCATAACCATCTGATCCAGAACGATGATTCTTGGGTTCTTTGCAGCTTCTTCGTTTGTAGTAATGTGAAGGATCTCTTTAAGATCAATGATTGTTGTAATGGCACCCCGAAGATCTATTATCCCCTTAATATATGGTGGAGATTCAGGAATCGGAGTGATATCTTCTCCTGCAATCACTTCCCTGATGTCAAAGAGATCAAATGCAAATATCTCCTTGCCTATCTTAAACTCCACGACCTGAACTGAATTGCCTGATTTTCCACGTGCCAGGATCTTTCTGACAACACTGCCCGTTCCCCGGCGTTTACGCCTGTTTTTACGGCTTTTTTCTGATGCTGTTGTTGCTGTCTCCATCATCTGCTCCTTTTGTCCTGACCCGCATCAGACGATGAACTTGTTCATCTCATTAGAGATTCTCTGAATTGCCAATGCCCCGTCATTAACAACTTTATTAACCTGACTGACTGCACCTGAAACTTCTTCAGTAGACGCTGCAGATCCTGCTGCTTCATCTGATGTTTTTTCAATCAGAGTTCCCAGTTCATGAACACTCGCCGTGATCTCCTGGGTAGCAGCTGCCTGCTCTTCTGTCCCTCCGGCAATATCACTCATCTGCTGATTTATATCATCTATCTCAGAGGCGATCTGGTTGAATAGGACAAGGGTTTCAGAAACTGCCTCATTGCCAGTATATACCTCCTGTGTTGACTTCTTCATCGCTTCAGTAACTTCAGTAATTCTTTTCTGGAGGTTTCCTATGATCTCGGCAATATCTTCAGTTGAGTCCTGGGAATCCTGGGCAAGATCCTTTACTTCATCAGCTACGACTGCAAATCCGAGTCCGGCTTCTCCTGCCCGGGCTGCTTCTATTGCAGCGTTGAGGGCCAGCAGACTTGTCTGATCAGCTATCCGTGAGATAAGGAATACGATCTTTCCGATTTCCTCCATCTGTTCGCTGATATCGTTGACCATTGCTTCAGTTGTTGATACTGACTTCATGATCTCTGACATATTCTTGTCAGCCTGGTTTGCGAGCGTCTTTCCGCGGGCAGAAAGTTCAACAGTCTTCATGGCAGTCGTCGATGCCATCTCTGATTTAGAAGCGATGGTAGCAACTATTTTTGATAACTCATCCAGTGCCACCAGACTTTGTTTTACTCCATCACGACTCTGGTTTGAGTATGAACTCACATTTACTGCACCATCGGCAACAACACTTACACTGCCTGCAATCTCCTCCATACTTGCGGCAGTCTCTTCCATCCCTGATGTTAACGCTTCAATTTCAGTTTTAACTCCTCGTATTGCCAGAGAACACTGGATACCAACCTGGTTCATTGCATCTTTAAAGGTCAGAAATTCTCCTTTGACTTGTATCGAGTCATCGAACCTGGGTGTAAAATTAGATGAGGCATACGAGTCGGCAAGTTTCATGGCTTCGTGCAGGGGCTTTACAATTGCATCAATAAGTTCATTGATTCTTGAGATCATCCCAAGGAAATCGCCCCTGTAATCACCGGTATTAATCCGTCTGGAGAGGTTTCCATTCCCTGCTTCATCGGCAATATTCTGGATGTCATTACTGACTCCGTTGATGACTACTGTCATATCGTCAAAAGTTTTTGAAACCCGGGCTAATTCATCATCCCCATCCATCTGTATCCGGTATTCCAGGTTACCCTTCCCGATCTCTCCCATACCCTTGAATAGGAGGGTAAGTTGCTGATTCAGTCTTGAACTGACGAGATAGAAGATCAGGCAAATCAGGATAACAGTAATCACTAAGATGAGGATAGAAAGATTCCTGATAATTGAGTACAGATCCTGGGATTCTGCATATTCAGCTTTTGCGTCCTTCTCGTTTATTTCTATGAGGCTGTCAAGGACTGTATTCACTTCATCCATTAACTGCTTCGTTTCAGTATCCAGCAAATTTGTTGCATCTTCATGCTTTCCCTCCGATGCAAGAGCCATCACCTCTTTTGCAGAAGTTTTATATTCTTTCCAGTTTGAGTCAAATTTGTTTATGATTGACAGATCTTCTGATGACAGGTCCGTTTTTCTGAACTGGTCAACCTGTTCCATCATCTTCTTTTCATGATCTGTGAGTTTTTCAGATATTACAGCCATCTTTGCCTTATCTGTCTGACACACATAATCTACGACAGAATAGGAGTATTCCATGAAAAAAATGTCTGCTTTACTGGTCTGCATGAGTGGTTCAAGTTGGTCTGAAAACATTTTATGAACCATTTCATTCATAGCATATGTCCCATAAATGCCAGCACTACCAAGGACGAGTGCAAATAAGATTGTAATAACAATCTGGATCTTAAGTTTGTTCACCAGTGACTGCTTTTGAAAAGATATCATTTTTCCCCCGATTCTCTCTTATGGCACTCTTAACCTAGATCTTCCTGATCTATGATTGCTCAGCATGATGTCGAACTATCAAGACTCGATGATGTATTATCAATCGCGTGCAGAATTTGTAAATTTGAATTCTGGCTTCGACATGCATCTTTCCTGAAGATGGCCGTCAAACAACTCCTCCGACATTATCCTATATATGTGCGCCGATTTGATATTGCCATTAATCTCTCTTAATATCAAAATCAGAGTAAAATGTTGACTTTAAATCTAACCGGTTGAGATAATGAACTGGCAGTACAATTTATGAATTTCTATCATGGCTTATTCCGATATCTCCGAGGATATCATGCAACCCCCCAAAAAAATAATTACTTCATCCATTTTTATATAATCAAAATGTTGCGCGTTTAACCCCCTAAATCTATGCCTATTTCAGATATATTTATTAAATCAGATTGTAATTTTGGATGGATATTGAATTTCTAAATCTTTTCATTGATAGATGGTGATACGAAGGTGAACTTTTCATATATAATCCTGGGAGATAAGCCCTTTTTGGAATTATAAGTCCCTATCACCTGTGGTTTCTTTCTGCGGGATTCGGTATATCATGTACTGGCAATCATTCCTATCAAATTCCATGGTACGCTCATGCAGAAATAAGACTCCTGATCTAACTCCAATATGGTTCTGATTCTTGTGGGCCCCTTTGGGAGTAATTCATTTCACCTGCAACTCTCTGGTATTACTGAGTTTCTGAAAAGATCTTTGGCATACTGATAGACCTGGGATTCCCGTCATCCTGTTATTGTATCCCCTTGCAACATTCCGTTCTCGGCTAAAAAAAAGAATGCGGAGTTTTTTTAATAATCCGCCGGAATATGTGAACGGTTCCTTACATCTTGGAGTTATCTGCCTTGGATACTGCCTGCTCTGAACGTACTGTCTGCGGATCCGGCTCAGAACCCTGTAGTTGAAGAACCTGTATGGATACACTACTCTCCTGGCAGTAGGAATCTACCCTTTGGCTGACCCGGTCAACCATTCTGGTAGTCGTGAGGATAAGTGAATCCTTGCCTCGTAATGCACGTAATATGCATTTATCAATCACTCCATACGTGAATTCCAGTGTCAGGTGTTCTGTTGCAGCACGTTGCTTAGCCCTTGTACCCATCGCACCAATAGCAATGATCTCCCTGGATTCCAGCCATGTTCTTATGGATACATCATCAGATCTGTCAACATTGCATACCGTTATGGTTCCGAGTTTTTTGCACTGCTGTGAATCAGTGGCAACTTTCTGGATACTGTGAATGATATCAAGAATGCTTCGTGGTTTTTTGCCTGGTTCAATGAAGCCTCTTCGCTCTAGTTCCTGTGAGAGTTCAAGAATCATGGGCATTGAGAGATGAGCCTTCCTGACATTTTTCTGATTCCCAAATGCTATCTCTGGCACATCCTCCTGGAGAATCCTTCCATCAAGCATAAGAATTGCCCGATCTGCCCAGGGATATGCCAGTTCTACATCATGAGTAGAGATAACAACGGTTTTTCCCTCCTGGTTTAACTCATCCAGAAGTTCCATGAGATCCTCAGAGCCTGCAGGATCGAGGTCACTTGTGGGTTCATCAAAGACCAGAACATCTGGGTCCATTGCAAGAATGCCTGCTATGGCTACCCGTTTCTTCTCACCACCTGACAAATGGTGAGGCGGACGCCGCTCAAACCCCTCAAGTCCTACGTGCTGGAGAGCATGAGTTACTTTCTCCCTAATCTTCTCCTCATCATAGCCCAGGTTTGCCGGACCAAAGGCTACATCCTGGTACACAGTCGGGGCAATAATCTGCCGGTCTGAATTCTGAAGCACATACCCGACTTTTTTGCGTATCATCCGAAGTGATGCAGAATCATACTGTATTGGTTCATTGCCTACCAGCATCACACCGGAAACGGGTCTGACCATTCCGTTGAACATCTGGAGAAGTGTTGACTTCCCTGCTCCATTCGGACCAACGAGTGCAATCTTCTCACCTTTGCGGACGTGAAAACTGATCCCTTTTATTACTTCAGACCCTCCGGGATACCGGTATCTGACATCGCGAGCTTCGAGTATTATATTCATGGAAACACCGTTGTGGTCAGGGTCAATGCAAGTATCCCGCAAAGGCCTGAAAGGTACACCACTACCAGAAGAAATGATGGAATTTTTACCGGTTCAGTCTGATCAAGAGAAGGAAAGACCCCGGAATAACACCGGCAGTCCATTGCATGAATGAGGTCTTCTCCTGCAGTCCAGCTTGATATAAACAGCATTCCACTGAGCATGGCAAATGAATGAATTGCCTCTTTTGGCCTGCTGTACCCAAGCCGCATCACCTGTGCCTGCCAGATCTCTACAGCCTGATCATAGATGATGAAGATAAACCGGTACATGATCATCATCATATCCACGAGTTCAATTGGTATCCTGGCTTTTTTCATTCCGTTAAAGAGGTCAGTCATCGGTGTTGTGAGTGTGATAAAAAAGAGTGATATTGAACATCCAAATACCCGGCAGAGAATTATGATACTCTCTCTGATAGCACCGGTTGTGATTGAGAGGTTCAGCCACCATACCTGTGTCTGCCATACGGCTGTGCCACCTCCGAGCATAAACAGGAGAACTACTATGCTCATTCCCACAAAAGCAGCCGGGCCAAGCAGCAGTTTACCATAAAAGAGCGGAGATAACTTCCCGGGACCGAGAAGCAGGAGACTGAGGGCAACTCCTGAGAACAGAGGAACAACCGGAGAAGGCGATATGAGACAGAGGATAAGTGATCCGAGTGCTAAAAGAAGTTTTGTACCTGGATTGATATGCCTGAACGCACTTTTCTGGGCTATAGAATCCAGGTTTGCTTCTATCATTACAATCAGTTGAGTGGGGATTTTTTTCTCTGACCAAGCCAGTATCCAAAGATAATTCCCAGAATTAATGCTCCAAAGGCACACTGAAGTGCGAAGAGGGTTGCCTCAATCTCTCCTGATGGTGGCTCATACTGGGGGATCAATGGTTTAAATGATTCAACTGATTGACCGGTGAGTTCTGAGATCTTCTCTGATCCAACATCATCTGACCCGCTGAACTCATGATCCCCCCCGGAACTTACTGAAACGAATATTGCAATAAATCCAAGGATGGCTAGGACAGTAATTATCTCCAGTTTATAATTAGATATCATGGTCATGCCTCTGTTTTTGAGGTTGAATATTCCTGTGCCCCTGCACGTGAAATTTGCTCTTCTGAGAACACATTCAGCTTGAGAAGGATCTCAGGTTTTAGTGCTACAATGTATTTGAATACAAGTGCCAGGACACATCCTTCAACGATTGAAAGTGGGATCTGGGTAACTGCAAAGATACTAAAGAATGCTCCAAATGAAGCTGCAACTCCGCCGACTGCGGCAGGATATGCAAGTGCAAGTTCTAGTGAAGTAATAATATACGTCACCATATCAGCAACAGCAGAGACGAGAAAGACCGTGACATAGATGTTGACCGACGTGTCTTTGAGGATTTTGTAGAGGGCATATCCGACAACCGGGCCACCGATAGCCATTGAGACCATGTTGGCACCCATTGTTGAGAGCCCTCCATGTGCAAGGAAAAGTGCCTGGAACAGGAGAACAATTGCACCGATGACTGAAGTGATAAAGACACCAAAGCACATGGTAGAAAGTCCGGTTCCGGTCGGATGTGAACAACTTCCTGTTACTGAAGGAAGTTTCAGGGCAGATAATATGAAAATAAATGCCCCGCAGACACCGAGAAGAGGCAGATTATCCCGGTCTTTTTTGATCATTGAACGCAGCTGAATTACTCCCAGTACAAGGAATGGAATGGCAATAATCCACCATACCAGACACCATTGCCAGGGTAGGAAACCTTCCATAATATGCATGATACAAACTCCAGATAAAATTTTCAGAACTTTACATCAAATTATTTGTCTCAATACTATTTATTTTGATCAAAAACAATTTTTGCGTTATAGATATTTTTTAATCACAAATGGATTAGGTTATTCTTTAAATTTGATTATATGGGAAAATGTATGGTTGGTTGAAACCGGTTTATGAGTAGTGTAAGGATGTGACTGCTCCAGACATCGCTGGATTTTTCATGCCAGATCTGTGGGCAGCTCCGCTCCGTATTCTTATAGCCAACATCCGGACATTCTGTTAGAACTGGATTTTGAGCGTTATATTGGATTCTTTTTCTAAGAATTACGTCTCTATAGATCTTATGGAGCGCTATTGATACTGGCAATGCCCGGCGTGTACCTGTAAGCATCATCACGAGTATGCCTCACAATTGTGCGTTCAATATTCTCGTCTGATTGATCCTGATAATTCAATTCTTCATAATACGAAATAAAAAATAGTTATTACTTATTTCTATCATCTACATCCTATTCATCAATCCATTTAAAATTGGGCTTTGAGTTTCTGCTGTACTTCTTACATCTAAATCTTTATACAATTCTCTAATATTATTAATTCTTGAATTCTTTGAAGAAAAAGATGAGAGCAGTACGAAAAACAAAATAGCAAGAATTAAAAATTCGTATGAAATAATGTAATATTGCTGGTTGGTATACTAAGTATGGATAATGAAGAAATCAAGGCAGCTATCACTGAAAGTTGGGATAGCACCTCTGGAATGTATGATTCATGTCCTGGGCACCAAATCGGAACCAAATCCGAAGAAGAAGCCTGGATGAATGAGTTACGACATGAAATCCCAAAGCCCCCATTAAAAGTACTTGATGTTGGTTGTGGAACCGGGGCGATGGGTCTTTTGTATGCCAGGATGGGATATGACGTCAGTGGAGTTGATTTGTCAGAAGCAATGATGAACCAGGCCCGTATGAAGGCCATAAGAGACAATCTTGCAATTGATCTGAAAAAGGGAGATGCAGAGAATCTTCCGTATCCTGATGAATCGTTTGATCTGATCGTTAATCGTCATCTGCTCTGGACACTTCCCCATCCCGAAGTGGCATTGTACGAATGGAGCAGGGTTTTAAAGAAAGGTGGCACTCTGCTCATCATCGATGGTGTGTGGGATGACAAACGGTTTTCCACTCAATGTAAACGCTGTTTGAGTGAGTTTTTGACATCCATTTTTGAAAATAGTGATTCACATCGTCGAACGTATAACAAAAACCTGAGGAAGGCTCTCCCTCATAATGGGGGCGTATCACAGGATACAATGCGAAGATACCTGGAAAATACTGGTTTTTCTGAAGTAACATTCCGGGATCTGATGTACATTCGCGATCTTCAGCGGGAACGAATGCCCTGGTATCGCAAAATTACGGCTGGTAAAAGTTACTACATCCTTCAGACTAAAAAATGAAAATTTGGTAAAACACATGAATTTTAAGAGTATTTTCTCAGGTTTTTTACTTATCCTGTTAATTGTTGGCGTTTTAATGAGTGGATGCACAAGCACTGATAAAAACAGTTCAAGCAATGTCTCTGTTCAGAATACCTCAAGTTCCAGTACCGACAGGTTGCTGAAATTTGGAGAACTCTGGCTCATCACAGGATATGATCCGGCAAATAACGGAGTATTCATCACTGAAAAGGCAATTGTAACCGAAAGCCTGGTAGGTGCCACTCAGGACTTCCAGTTGGTTCCCTTGCTTGCGACATCATGGAACCAGACTTCACCGACAACCTGGCGGTTTACAATCAGAGATGGAGTCAAATTCCATAATGGAAAACCGATGACGGCTCATGAGGTTAAGTTCTCGCTCGACCGGGCTGCAAACATCAGTGCACAGAACAGGCAGTTTATGGATTTCAAGTCCTGCAAGGTGATAGATGATCATACCGTTGAGATAGAGACCAATAAGCCAAATCCGATCCTGCCACATGCCCTGCATTATCCTAATATGGCAATCATCCATCCTGACTCCTTGAATGCACAGGGTAATTTTATTAAGCCTATTGGAACCGGCCCCATGGTCTTTGACTCGTTTGATCAACAGACACGGACCTTTACTGTCAAAAAGAATCCAGACTACTGGAAAGGGCCTGTAAACTTATCTGGCATGGTTATTACCGGAATTCCAGATTCAAATGCCCGTGCACTCTCTATTGAAAAGGGTGAGGTTGATTTCACGGTTGATGTTCCGATGAATGAAGTCAAACGGCTTGATGAACTCCCGGGAATCAATGTAAAGACCTACCTGACACCGAGAGTATATCGGATGGCTATAAACTTTAACAGGACTCCTTTCCAGGATAAACGTGTCCGTCAGGCAATCTCACTTGCAATTAACAGAACAGATATCGTCAACAATGTGCTCTATGGAGTAGGAGCTCCTGCAAAAGGAATCTTTATCCCACAGATGGAATGGTCAAACAAGAACCTTGATGTGCTTCCCTATGATCCGGAAAAAGCAAAATCTCTCCTCAAAGAGGCTGGATATGAGGATATCAACGGGGATGGTATTGTAGAAAAGGATGGAAAACCGTTCACCATTGATATTGTATCAGCACAGGAACGCCCGGGTCTTCCACCAATGGCTGAAACAATCGGGGCATCACTGAGAAAGATCGGAATTGATACTAAAGTCGAGGTTATGGCAAGTGCAGCATC contains:
- a CDS encoding chemotaxis protein CheW; the encoded protein is MMETATTASEKSRKNRRKRRGTGSVVRKILARGKSGNSVQVVEFKIGKEIFAFDLFDIREVIAGEDITPIPESPPYIKGIIDLRGAITTIIDLKEILHITTNEEAAKNPRIIVLDQMVMGKKIGVLVQDVFSVSTYGSDEIERGEQTTDHTIGDVMIGVIRQHQIEDDAKEKLILWLNIKKIVENIRQNL
- a CDS encoding HAMP domain-containing methyl-accepting chemotaxis protein, with protein sequence MISFQKQSLVNKLKIQIVITILFALVLGSAGIYGTYAMNEMVHKMFSDQLEPLMQTSKADIFFMEYSYSVVDYVCQTDKAKMAVISEKLTDHEKKMMEQVDQFRKTDLSSEDLSIINKFDSNWKEYKTSAKEVMALASEGKHEDATNLLDTETKQLMDEVNTVLDSLIEINEKDAKAEYAESQDLYSIIRNLSILILVITVILICLIFYLVSSRLNQQLTLLFKGMGEIGKGNLEYRIQMDGDDELARVSKTFDDMTVVINGVSNDIQNIADEAGNGNLSRRINTGDYRGDFLGMISRINELIDAIVKPLHEAMKLADSYASSNFTPRFDDSIQVKGEFLTFKDAMNQVGIQCSLAIRGVKTEIEALTSGMEETAASMEEIAGSVSVVADGAVNVSSYSNQSRDGVKQSLVALDELSKIVATIASKSEMASTTAMKTVELSARGKTLANQADKNMSEIMKSVSTTEAMVNDISEQMEEIGKIVFLISRIADQTSLLALNAAIEAARAGEAGLGFAVVADEVKDLAQDSQDSTEDIAEIIGNLQKRITEVTEAMKKSTQEVYTGNEAVSETLVLFNQIASEIDDINQQMSDIAGGTEEQAAATQEITASVHELGTLIEKTSDEAAGSAASTEEVSGAVSQVNKVVNDGALAIQRISNEMNKFIV
- a CDS encoding energy-coupling factor ABC transporter ATP-binding protein, which translates into the protein MNIILEARDVRYRYPGGSEVIKGISFHVRKGEKIALVGPNGAGKSTLLQMFNGMVRPVSGVMLVGNEPIQYDSASLRMIRKKVGYVLQNSDRQIIAPTVYQDVAFGPANLGYDEEKIREKVTHALQHVGLEGFERRPPHHLSGGEKKRVAIAGILAMDPDVLVFDEPTSDLDPAGSEDLMELLDELNQEGKTVVISTHDVELAYPWADRAILMLDGRILQEDVPEIAFGNQKNVRKAHLSMPMILELSQELERRGFIEPGKKPRSILDIIHSIQKVATDSQQCKKLGTITVCNVDRSDDVSIRTWLESREIIAIGAMGTRAKQRAATEHLTLEFTYGVIDKCILRALRGKDSLILTTTRMVDRVSQRVDSYCQESSVSIQVLQLQGSEPDPQTVRSEQAVSKADNSKM
- the cbiQ gene encoding cobalt ECF transporter T component CbiQ, giving the protein MIEANLDSIAQKSAFRHINPGTKLLLALGSLILCLISPSPVVPLFSGVALSLLLLGPGKLSPLFYGKLLLGPAAFVGMSIVVLLFMLGGGTAVWQTQVWWLNLSITTGAIRESIIILCRVFGCSISLFFITLTTPMTDLFNGMKKARIPIELVDMMMIMYRFIFIIYDQAVEIWQAQVMRLGYSRPKEAIHSFAMLSGMLFISSWTAGEDLIHAMDCRCYSGVFPSLDQTEPVKIPSFLLVVVYLSGLCGILALTLTTTVFP
- a CDS encoding energy-coupling factor ABC transporter substrate-binding protein, which codes for MISNYKLEIITVLAILGFIAIFVSVSSGGDHEFSGSDDVGSEKISELTGQSVESFKPLIPQYEPPSGEIEATLFALQCAFGALILGIIFGYWLGQRKKSPLN
- a CDS encoding energy-coupling factor ABC transporter permease, giving the protein MHIMEGFLPWQWCLVWWIIAIPFLVLGVIQLRSMIKKDRDNLPLLGVCGAFIFILSALKLPSVTGSCSHPTGTGLSTMCFGVFITSVIGAIVLLFQALFLAHGGLSTMGANMVSMAIGGPVVGYALYKILKDTSVNIYVTVFLVSAVADMVTYIITSLELALAYPAAVGGVAASFGAFFSIFAVTQIPLSIVEGCVLALVFKYIVALKPEILLKLNVFSEEQISRAGAQEYSTSKTEA
- a CDS encoding class I SAM-dependent methyltransferase, with protein sequence MDNEEIKAAITESWDSTSGMYDSCPGHQIGTKSEEEAWMNELRHEIPKPPLKVLDVGCGTGAMGLLYARMGYDVSGVDLSEAMMNQARMKAIRDNLAIDLKKGDAENLPYPDESFDLIVNRHLLWTLPHPEVALYEWSRVLKKGGTLLIIDGVWDDKRFSTQCKRCLSEFLTSIFENSDSHRRTYNKNLRKALPHNGGVSQDTMRRYLENTGFSEVTFRDLMYIRDLQRERMPWYRKITAGKSYYILQTKK
- a CDS encoding ABC transporter substrate-binding protein gives rise to the protein MSGCTSTDKNSSSNVSVQNTSSSSTDRLLKFGELWLITGYDPANNGVFITEKAIVTESLVGATQDFQLVPLLATSWNQTSPTTWRFTIRDGVKFHNGKPMTAHEVKFSLDRAANISAQNRQFMDFKSCKVIDDHTVEIETNKPNPILPHALHYPNMAIIHPDSLNAQGNFIKPIGTGPMVFDSFDQQTRTFTVKKNPDYWKGPVNLSGMVITGIPDSNARALSIEKGEVDFTVDVPMNEVKRLDELPGINVKTYLTPRVYRMAINFNRTPFQDKRVRQAISLAINRTDIVNNVLYGVGAPAKGIFIPQMEWSNKNLDVLPYDPEKAKSLLKEAGYEDINGDGIVEKDGKPFTIDIVSAQERPGLPPMAETIGASLRKIGIDTKVEVMASAASTDRQNAMNFDLIMVPANIAMIPDPSYVIETWYRSDGYSNSGKYSNSTLDALIDDAKQTIDKKERYAKFNALEAMVYDEMICIPIADYGVTIAQKDSVKGYVFDPTAHDLRMDANMTVG